From Solibaculum mannosilyticum:
TCGATACCGTCAAATTTTTTCTGATAAAAGCCGCCCGGTATGGACGTCAATTTCTTCAGCTGTTTTTTAATCAGGTCAAATTGGAATTGCTTCATTTTCATCGATCAGTTCCCCCTTGTGCTGCCGCTATGCCAGCGTGCAGAGCTTTTATATTGAGTTCCACAAACCGCTGTGGCAGCCGCTGGTGGATGGTCTCTTCCAGTTGTTCTTTCGAAAGCCCCAGCAGACCGGCTCCGCAGGCGGCTCCCAACAAAGCGACGTTGAGAACTTTGGCCGAACCGCACTGCTTGCAAATGGCTCCGCCGTCCACAAGGATGAGGTGATTTACATGCTGTTTTAGGTAGTCCAGCATCTCATCGCCGTCGTAATGCCCGCCCAGGGAGGCGGTCACCGGGCGGATGGCTTTTTGGCTGACCACCACTGCGCCGTCCGGTTTGAGATAGGGAAGGCACCGTACTGCTTCGGCCGGTTCAAAGCCCAGAATGACGTCGGCTTTCCCAAGCGGGATCATGGGGGAATGGATCTCCTCCCCGATGCGGACGTGGCTGACGACACAGCCGCCCCGTTGGGCCATACCGATGGTCTCAGCCGTCCGTGCATTGAGGCCCCGGTTCATGGCCGATTGGGCGATGAGCTTGGAAGCCAGTACCGTTCCCTGACCGCCCACGCCGGCCAACATACAATTGATGGTCATTTCTGGTCACCTCCGATGGCTCCTACCGGACAGACTTGGGCGCAGATAGAGCAGCCGTAACACAAGCTGGGTTCGATGAAAGCCTTTTTGCCCTCCATGGTGGTGGCGGGACATCCCAGTTCACGGATGCACTTTTGACAGCCGATGCATTTCCCCTCGTCCACAGAGAACAGTCCTGCCGGTTTTGTGACGGCGATACAAGGGGACTTGAAGATGACAGCCGATACGCCTTTGATCCCGGCAGCCTCTTTGACAGCCTCGATAGCGGCTTTTAAGTCCAGCGGATCGACCGTGGCAACATGTTTCACTCCGATGGCTTCCAGCACTGTGGGGATACTGATCTTCTGGGAGACGTCCCCCATCATGGTGATACCGGTGCCGGGATGGGGCTGATGTCCAGTCATAGCGGTGGTGGAATTGTCCAGCACAATGAGCACGATATCGGTCTGGTTGTAAACGGCGTTGACCACGCCTGTGATGCCGGAGGCGAAGAAAGTGGAGTCGCCGATAAAGGAAAAGTTGACGGCGTCGGGTTCCACGCGATGGAGGCCCTGGGCCATAGTGACGTCAGCACCCATGCAAAGGCAGGTATCCACCATATCCAAAGGCTGGGCATTGCCCAAGGTATAGCATCCGATATCGCCGGAGAACACAGCCTTTTTCCCCTTCATGGCCTGCTTGACGGCGTAGAAGGAAGCGCGATGGGGGCATCCGGCACACAGCACTGGCGGACGAATTGGCATGGAGGGCAGTTCAGGAAGTTCGGGTGCTTCATAGGGAAGCTCCAAAAACCGGGATACCGCTTCCCGCACCGATTCCACCGTATTCTCACCGGCAGGCGGAATGTCGCCGGTCAGCTTGCCGCGGATGGTGACATTCAAATGATGTTTGCCGCAGAGATAGGTCAGTTCCCGTTCTATGACCGGATCCAGTTCCTCGATGACCAGCACTTCATCCAGGCCGTCCAAAAACTCCAGCGCCAGTTTTTCCGGGAAGGGATGAGGCGTGGCCACCTTCAAAAGTTTAGGAGTAAGCTCTCCCAGGACTTCCCGGGTATATTCGTAGCTGACGCCGCCGGTGGCGATACCGCGTTTGCCCGAACCGGTCAGTTCATTGAAACGATAGGAGGAAAAATCCTCGCCGATGCGGGGATTGCGCCCTTCAA
This genomic window contains:
- a CDS encoding indolepyruvate oxidoreductase subunit beta, which gives rise to MTINCMLAGVGGQGTVLASKLIAQSAMNRGLNARTAETIGMAQRGGCVVSHVRIGEEIHSPMIPLGKADVILGFEPAEAVRCLPYLKPDGAVVVSQKAIRPVTASLGGHYDGDEMLDYLKQHVNHLILVDGGAICKQCGSAKVLNVALLGAACGAGLLGLSKEQLEETIHQRLPQRFVELNIKALHAGIAAAQGGTDR
- the iorA gene encoding indolepyruvate ferredoxin oxidoreductase subunit alpha, with protein sequence MEKQFLMGNQAIGLGAIRAGVRVVAGYPGTPSTEILETIAKNNPGDVYVEWSVNEKAALEVAAGAAYAGARTLVTMKQVGLNVASDPLMSLAYVGVKGGMVIAVADDPGPISSQTEQDTRHFAQFSKLPVFDPCSPEEAYEMIVDAFAYSEKYHTPVLFRPTTRVCHGCASIQVDGERQDHDPEGFVKDSSRWVIFPRLSFQNHKMIEGRNPRIGEDFSSYRFNELTGSGKRGIATGGVSYEYTREVLGELTPKLLKVATPHPFPEKLALEFLDGLDEVLVIEELDPVIERELTYLCGKHHLNVTIRGKLTGDIPPAGENTVESVREAVSRFLELPYEAPELPELPSMPIRPPVLCAGCPHRASFYAVKQAMKGKKAVFSGDIGCYTLGNAQPLDMVDTCLCMGADVTMAQGLHRVEPDAVNFSFIGDSTFFASGITGVVNAVYNQTDIVLIVLDNSTTAMTGHQPHPGTGITMMGDVSQKISIPTVLEAIGVKHVATVDPLDLKAAIEAVKEAAGIKGVSAVIFKSPCIAVTKPAGLFSVDEGKCIGCQKCIRELGCPATTMEGKKAFIEPSLCYGCSICAQVCPVGAIGGDQK